The following coding sequences lie in one Nerophis lumbriciformis linkage group LG02, RoL_Nlum_v2.1, whole genome shotgun sequence genomic window:
- the vsir gene encoding V-type immunoglobulin domain-containing suppressor of T-cell activation isoform X2, with translation MDSKPFGRGFRGKTCVSWLCWLVLATSGVTSKTFQSLSSLGISTTHLFWTCPEGATFTPECVQTGTALAPSDVLKHAWLFTPHTDQHCTRVVGPRHMTYGHTHGNHSLPAGLKFGTSNSNFWMVMQNVTFADQGRYCCMVLDLQQDHKHVQRAHAHLILHVTPRRNVSQECSFTDITLPGGAVPVALAIAACILALLSMPVILLLVYRQRQNNQSNRRAQELVRMDSEAQGHENPVFLGESPQVKTRTVAQIMTRQSSGTGRHLLSEPETPMSPPAHGDVFFPAEGCGGSDEMET, from the exons TTACCAGCAAGACATTCCAGTCCCTGTCCTCATTGGGTATTTCCACCACCCACCTTTTCTGGACCTGTCCAGAAGGAGCAACATTCACACCTGAGTGTGTTCAGACAGGGACTGCCTTGGCACCCTCCGACGTCTTAAAGCATGCCTGGCTTTTCACGCCACACACTGACCAACACTGCACACGAGTGGTGGGACCACGCCACATGACGTACGGTCATACGCATGGAAACCACAGTTTGCCAGCCGGGTTGAAATTTGGAACTTCAAACAGCAACTTCTGGATGGTAATGCAGAATGTGACCTTTGCAGACCAGGGTCGTTACTGCTGTATGGTCCTTGACCTTCAGCAGGACCACAAACATGTGCAGCGTGCCCACGCCCATTTGATACTGCACGTGACACCAC GAAGAAATGTATCTCAAGAATGCTCATTCACAGATATTACACTACCTGGAG GGGCTGTGCCTGTCGCCTTGGCCATAGCAGCCTGCATCTTGGCTCTACTTTCAATGCCTGTTATTCTGCTACTCGTCTACAGACAGAGGCAGAACAATCAGTCAAACAGAC GTGCACAAGAGTTGGTAAGAATGGACAG TGAAGCTCAGGGCCATGAGAACCCAGTGTTTCTTGGGGAATCGCCACAAGTGAAGACCCGTACTGTTGCTCAGATTATGACACGGCAGTCCTCAGGAACAGGCCGGCACCTGTTATCTGAACCAGAAACCCCTATGTCCCCTCCTGCACATGGGGATGTATTTTTCCCAGCAGAAG gttgtggtggcagcgatgagatggagacgtga
- the vsir gene encoding V-type immunoglobulin domain-containing suppressor of T-cell activation isoform X1 codes for MDSKPFGRGFRGKTCVSWLCWLVLATSGVTSKTFQSLSSLGISTTHLFWTCPEGATFTPECVQTGTALAPSDVLKHAWLFTPHTDQHCTRVVGPRHMTYGHTHGNHSLPAGLKFGTSNSNFWMVMQNVTFADQGRYCCMVLDLQQDHKHVQRAHAHLILHVTPRRNVSQECSFTDITLPGGAVPVALAIAACILALLSMPVILLLVYRQRQNNQSNRRAQELVRMDSEAQGHENPVFLGESPQVKTRTVAQIMTRQSSGTGRHLLSEPETPMSPPAHGDVFFPAEDTIPESPDMLLL; via the exons TTACCAGCAAGACATTCCAGTCCCTGTCCTCATTGGGTATTTCCACCACCCACCTTTTCTGGACCTGTCCAGAAGGAGCAACATTCACACCTGAGTGTGTTCAGACAGGGACTGCCTTGGCACCCTCCGACGTCTTAAAGCATGCCTGGCTTTTCACGCCACACACTGACCAACACTGCACACGAGTGGTGGGACCACGCCACATGACGTACGGTCATACGCATGGAAACCACAGTTTGCCAGCCGGGTTGAAATTTGGAACTTCAAACAGCAACTTCTGGATGGTAATGCAGAATGTGACCTTTGCAGACCAGGGTCGTTACTGCTGTATGGTCCTTGACCTTCAGCAGGACCACAAACATGTGCAGCGTGCCCACGCCCATTTGATACTGCACGTGACACCAC GAAGAAATGTATCTCAAGAATGCTCATTCACAGATATTACACTACCTGGAG GGGCTGTGCCTGTCGCCTTGGCCATAGCAGCCTGCATCTTGGCTCTACTTTCAATGCCTGTTATTCTGCTACTCGTCTACAGACAGAGGCAGAACAATCAGTCAAACAGAC GTGCACAAGAGTTGGTAAGAATGGACAG TGAAGCTCAGGGCCATGAGAACCCAGTGTTTCTTGGGGAATCGCCACAAGTGAAGACCCGTACTGTTGCTCAGATTATGACACGGCAGTCCTCAGGAACAGGCCGGCACCTGTTATCTGAACCAGAAACCCCTATGTCCCCTCCTGCACATGGGGATGTATTTTTCCCAGCAGAAG ACACCATCCCTGAGTCCCCAGACATGCTTCTGCTTTAA